From the genome of Brassica oleracea var. oleracea cultivar TO1000 chromosome C4, BOL, whole genome shotgun sequence:
TACCTCTCATGGAAAGATTTTTCCCAGAGAGCTTGTGATCCTCGCGCAAGCCCAGCCACATGCACGAGATCCTCGCCAAGGCAGCTTGTCCCACCACTTTCACCCTGTACACCATGCTCAGATCTGCAGCTGCTGCCCATAACTCGTTCCCAGCAGCAACATTCATTGACCTCCTTGAGTCATCATCATCATAGCCCTCTACATCCGAGTGGGTCACTACCACCACCGAGCCATCGTCAAACACAACCACATTCCCAGAACACATCTGCTTCGTACTTCTCGGGATCAAAGCTGAAGTTGCATCAGTTAAAGAACTTTGGGTGGTATTCAGCACCCTGACGTTGTAGTACTCAAGAACGGCCTGCAGACACAGGAATCAGACACTGAAGAAGAAGAACGGAACAAATAACGTGCCCATGTGGATTACCTTCCATTGGGTGGACGCTAGTTTCACCCTAGGCCTGATTGACCTCACGTAGGCATATGCTTCTTCAGGTGTCATGTCTTTGTGTTGCACCTACATTGCGAAGATATATAATCAGAGAGAGAAAAAAGATATCTTGAAGCAAACTGTTTATGGGATTAACTGCAACACGAACCAGGTAGCATAAGACGATAGTTGTGCTGCGGCCCCGCCCCGCCTTGCAGTGAACATAAGTCGTCTTCCCAAGCGAAGCATTTCCTTCAACGAGATCAAACAAGATCAAATGAGCACGCCTCTTCACGAATGTAGCAAAGAAAATAATAAAATGACAAGGGTACACTTACTATGGATAAAATCAACAGCTTGGCATATTGCTTCCATGGAAGGTGCATAACAATAATCTCTCGTGGCAATCACCAGGTGGTCAATGCAGTAAGACTTCCACAAGCGCAAGAAAATTAAACAAATGTTAGTAAATAACAAGAAACCAAAAGACAGAGTACTAGTAAATTTTTGGTACGATAACAGACTTTGTAGAGAGATGATGGAACCAAAGTTTCATAAGGCTCATTCAGGGTGATCACTCCACAAACACCAAGCTCCTTCAGCCGCGGGACATCAGATGGAAACGGAACAGCTCCCAGTAATATAAACTAGATAAACAAAACCAACAAAGAGACACTCATTAGCATAAGCCAAGTAACATACAAAGCATCCAACTTTCAATGAATCAAACACAAACCCAGCTCAAAAAAGACGATAACTTTTTTTTACCTGAGCAACCCTATCCCACCAATGAAACTCAGCCTCAACCTTATTCCTCACAACGTTGTAAATCAAAGTCGGATAGAACAACGCACGAGCGCCAACACCAACCAACGCCATCTTCGTCGTCAACACAACCACGTCTCCACTGCTCACCAACACCGCCTTATCTCCATCACCAACCTCCTCCTCTACCGATCTCTCCCCTTTCTCACTCACTTCTTCGATATACATATTCCGATCAAACACACAAACAAACACACAATCCAAAAACCTCCCAAACCCTAAAAAATCACCAGTCTTTTTTTTATATACACACGATTACAAACGAAAACCCTATAGCGTATTACACGATTCGCAGAGATGAAATCGAAATCTTGACAAATTCAAATTCTTCTGGGAATTCACCACCATGATCCGATCAGACGCCGGCGACGACGAGACGGAGATGAGCCGATCGAAGATTGTGATCAAACCCTAAGATCAAAGTTTCGAATTTGGGGATCGAATTTTTTTTTTTTTTTTTTNNNNNNNNNNNNNNNNNNNNNNNNNNNNNNNNNNNNNNNNNNNNNNNNNNNNNNNNNNNNNNNNNNNNNNNNNNNNNNNNNNNNNNNNNNNNNNNNNNNNNNNNNNNNNNNNNNNNNNNNNNNNNNNNNNNNNNNNNNNNNNNNNNNNNNNNNNNNNNNNNNNNNNNNNNNNNNNNNNNNNNNNNNNNNNNNNNNNNNNNNNNNNNNNNNNNNNNNNNNNNNNNNNNNNNNNNNNNNNNNNNNNNNNNNNNNNNNNNNNNNNNNNNNNNNNNNNNNNCGAATTTTTTTTTTTTTTTTTTTTTGCCTAAGCTCTACTCAACCTTTTTCTTCGTTTGCTTTCTCTTAAGAGAGAGAGAGAGAGAGGAGAACCAAAAGGATTTGCTAAGCTGACAGAGTTTCACCTGTCTTAATACGTCTATATGAAAGTCAATTACGTGTTGACACGTGTCATTGCGATCCGTGGAGAAAAAGTCATGCTTCGCACAAGGGCCGGATAACACTAAGGATTATCTCTTTCTTTAACTTTTCCAAAACAAATATTTTATTTAATATTTAATAAGAAAATAAAACGAAGACTGTGTCGCTAAATTCTAGTTTTTTATATTTTTAGTTATAGGGATTTTATTTAGAACGGCCATTTATCATGAACGAAGTCGGTGTTTAAAATGTATTTTTTTAAACTAATTAATCTCATTACTTTGCAAAAGAAATTGTGTGCATTTCTGGCAAAGCGATAACAACTACCTCAATCAAACATGTTAGAATTGTCTTTTGGAGTGGTTCTTTTACTGCAAATAGGCTATAGTCGACTGATTTAAAGTCAACAAGGGCTGAAAAAGTAGCTGACCAGTTATCCACAGCCCACGACTGCAATGATGGCAATATGATGTGTAGATGATTCGAGTCTGACTAGTGTTTTAACCAAATATCTAGTTAAGTATTGTATATGTCTTTTTTTTTTTAAACAAATATTGTATATCTCTATTAAAGGAATCAGGATACGTATTCAGTTAAATGCCAAAATCATGGTGTTAACAACCGGACCAGTAAAAAAAAATATAAAGTATTTTATTTCAGAAATCATGTGAATCAAGGTTGAACATTTCTTTTATTTTTCTGGAGTAGTCTGGCATTCTTTTTTTTTTTTTGAACTGAGGCTAGTAGTCTGGCAGTCTTGCATCATTCCAAAAATATCACGGGTTTGAAATGGCTTACTCTGAAAATTCAAATAAATCCAATATTTTTTTATAAAAAATCAATATTTTTTTCTCAAAAAGATACGAATAAGGTATATTCTGTCGATCTATTCAGAGTTCAAACTTTTTTTTCTGGCATCTGATCAGGATCGGTCATGGGCCAAACCTAATGAACATTCGTCTTAGACTCCAAAATTTTTGAAAATTTTTAAATGTAAATAAACTCCCAAATTTATAAAAAAAAATAAAAAAAAATTGGCCTTCGAACTTTTGAAATCTTAACTAAATAATCTAATGCCTCCAAGCTTTGGGGACCGGCACTGCATCTGATATATTAGATTAAAGTTGAAATTACACTTTACAAAACACGGGACAAAACCTCTGAATTGCAACGATGATCA
Proteins encoded in this window:
- the LOC106342208 gene encoding putative dual specificity protein phosphatase DSP8, translated to MYIEEVSEKGERSVEEEVGDGDKAVLVSSGDVVVLTTKMALVGVGARALFYPTLIYNVVRNKVEAEFHWWDRVAQFILLGAVPFPSDVPRLKELGVCGVITLNEPYETLVPSSLYKSYCIDHLVIATRDYCYAPSMEAICQAVDFIHRNASLGKTTYVHCKAGRGRSTTIVLCYLVQHKDMTPEEAYAYVRSIRPRVKLASTQWKAVLEYYNVRVLNTTQSSLTDATSALIPRSTKQMCSGNVVVFDDGSVVVVTHSDVEGYDDDDSRRSMNVAAGNELWAAAADLSMVYRVKVVGQAALARISCMWLGLREDHKLSGKNLSMRGISVDISVY